The segment ATGACCGGCTGGGAATATCGGAGGGCGTGGTTTGTAAAATCCGTTCGTCCTGAGCCTGTCGAAGGATGACCATGAGCAAGGAGTCGAAAGCCGTTCATGGTTCGACAGGCTCACCACGAACGGCCGGGATGTCGAAGGATTCAGGATGACCGGCTGGGAATATCGGAGGGCGTGGTTTGTAAAATCCGTTCGTCCTGAGCCTGTCGAAGGATGAACGTGACTAAGGGCTGTCAATGAGCTTTTGGGTCTACCTATTACGCTGTGCGGATGGTTCCTACTATGTTGGTCATACTGATCATCTGGAGAAACGTATGGCAGAGCATGCGATGGGTACGATTCCAGGGTACACCCTGAAGAGAAGACCAGTTACCCTTGCGTTTGCAGAAGATTTTTGCACACGCGAAGAAGCTCTGGAACGTGAAAGACAGATCAAGGGCTGGAGGCGGGAAAAGAAAGAAGCGCTGATTCAGTCCGATTGGAGTGAGATTTCTCGCTTGGCGAAAGGAACCCACCAGCCGGTTCCTTCGACAGGCTCAGGATGACCGGCTGGGAATATCGGAGGGCTTCCTTTGTAAAATCCGTTCGTGC is part of the Candidatus Methylomirabilota bacterium genome and harbors:
- a CDS encoding GIY-YIG nuclease family protein; the encoded protein is MSFWVYLLRCADGSYYVGHTDHLEKRMAEHAMGTIPGYTLKRRPVTLAFAEDFCTREEALERERQIKGWRREKKEALIQSDWSEISRLAKGTHQPVPSTGSG